DNA from Aureimonas sp. AU20:
CGTGGAAACGCGGATGGACGAGCTGGCCGATCTGGTAATGGAGCTGACCGGCTCGCGCTCGCGCATCGTGCGCCGGCCGCTGCCGGTGGACGATCCGCGCCGCCGCCGGCCCGACATCGGCAAGGCGAAAGCCCTGCTGGACTGGGAGCCCCGCGTGCCGCTGCGCACCGGACTGGAGCGCACGATCGCCCATTTCGCGGAAGGCGTCGCGGCCGAGCCCAGCCCGCGCCTTCTGCCGGGCCTTCTCGCAGCGGCCAACACGGCCCGCCCTCTGACCGAGGGAGCGCTGGCGTCATGAAGATCGTCGTCATTGGAACCGGCTATGTCGGTCTCGTCACCGGCGCGTGCCTGTCGGAGCTCGGCCACGAGGTCGTCTGCTTCGACACGGACGCCGCCAAGATCGCCCGCCTGCGGCGCGGCGAAATGCCGATCTACGAGCCGGGGCTGGAAGAGCTCGTTCTCGCCCATTCGGCGAGCGGGCGCCTCGGCTTTGCCACCGGCTCGCTGCCGCTGGACGCGGACACGCAGGCCGTGTTCGTGGCCGTCGGCACCCCGCCTTCCGCGCTCGACCATTCGGCCGATCTTTCGGCGGTCTTCGCGGTGGCCGAAGCGATCGGGCGCGCCGGCGTCCACTCGCTCGCGGTGATCGTGAAGTCCACCGTCCCGGTCGGCACGGGCGAGGCGGTGGAGCGCATCCTGCGCGAGACCAGGCCCGAGATCGAGTTCGACGTCGTGTCGAACCCGGAATTCCTGCGCGAGGGCTCGGCGCTGGCCGATTTCCGCGCGCCGGACCGCATCGTGGTCGGCACGGGCTCCGCTCGCGCCCGCGCGATCCTCGCCGAGATCTACCGGCCGCTGACCGAGGGCGGCGCGCCGCTCGTCTTCACCGAGCGCGCCTCGGCGGAGATGATCAAATACGCCGCCAACGCCTTTCTGGCCGCCAAGATCGCCTTCATCAACGAGATCGCCGATCTCTGCGAGGCGGCGGACGCCGATATCGAGGAGGTCTCGCTCGGCGTCGGTCTGGACCGGCGCATCGGCGCGGCCTTCCTGCGGCCGGGACCGGGCTTCGGCGGCTCCTGCTTTCCCAAGGACACGGAAGCCCTGCTCGCCACGGCGCAGAGCCATGGCGTGCAGCTGCGCCTCGTGGAAAGCACGGTGGCGGCCAATGACGGGCGCAAGCGCGCCATGGGCCGGCGCGTCATCCAGGCGATGGGCGGGGTGCGGGGCCGCACGCTGGCCGTGCTCGGCGTCACCTTCAAGGCCGGCACGGACGACATGCGCCAGGCGCCCTCGCTGCCGATCCTCGCCGCGCTTCGGGCGGCGGGGGCGAGGCTGCGCATCTTCGACCCCGAAGGCATGGGCCAGGCGCGGGCCTTCCTGCCCGACGCCGACTATGCCGACAGCGCCTATGGCTGCCTGGAAGGGGCCGACGCGGCACTGCTGCTCACCGACTGGCCGGAGTTCGCCGCGCTGGATCTGCCCCGCGTGGCGGAGCTGATGCGGGGCGACGTGTTCGTGGACCTGCGCAATCTCTTCCCCCTGGAAGAGCTGCGCGCGGCGGGCCTTCGGGCCTTCGGCATCGGGCGGCGCTCGCGCCTCGCCGTGCCGCAGCCGGTGCGCGGGCGCGCGGTGGAGGACCTGCGCCAGGGGCTTGCCAACCCGGCGTCGCCGCCGGTCGCCCCCAGCGTCCTGCCCGTGGCCGGCGTCCTGCCCGAGCCCTCGCCCGCCGACCTGCCGCCGCTCGCGCTCGTCGCGGCGGCGAAGGCGGCCAAGGCCGGGCTCAACGGCCACGCCGTCTGACGCGAAGGGAGACGGCCCCATGCACGCTCAAGCGTGGGCGGGGGGCGCGGACACGATTCTCGTGTCCGCCTTCCTCCTGTCCCAGATCCTCTATGCCCTCTCGCTCGGGCTCGGCCTGTTCTTCCTGCGTCTGCCGGTGGACTGGGTGGACCCGCGCGAGGCACAAGGCCGCCGGCCGGAGGAGCACCCCTATATCGTGCTCTTCTACCCCGTGCTGCGCGAACTCGAATCCACGATGCGGACGACCTTCCTGTCGCTCGCCCGCATCGACTATCCCGCTTCGCGCTACCGCGTGGTGGCCATTCCCAACGCCAACGACACGGCCACCGTGGAAAGCTTGCGGCGGCTGGCGCAGGAGTTCGCCTTCCTGCAGATCGTCGAGGTTCCCGCGACGAGCGATCCGTCCTGGCAGGTCGTGTGGGACAGCTGGAACGCCAATCCGAAGGCCTATTGGTGGCACAAGGGCAAGCGGGCGGGCGTCAGTGCACTGCCGCCCAAGAAGACGCGCCAGCTGATCTACGCCTTCTACACGCTGGCCGAGGACATGGCCGGCGGGGAAGACTTCCTCGTCAACTACATCGACGCCGACAGCTGCCCGCCGCCGGACCATTTCCTCGCCGCCTCGGCGGGGATGCGGCACTACGACGTGCTGCAGGCGCAGAACATCGCCGGCAATCTCCTCACCTCCATCTCGGCCTCCTGGCACGCCTTCGACCACATGGCCTGGGACGGGTTCCTCTATCCCCATCTCTCGGCCGGGGGGCGCCAGCCCTACTGGGTGCTGGGCAAGGGCCTGTTCTTCCGGGCCTCCGACCTCGTGGCGCTGGGCGGTTTCCATCCCTGGATCACGATCGAGGACCCGGAGGTCGGCATGCGCTTCTGGGCCAACGGCAAGCGCATCGGCATCATCGAGAACCCGCTGATCGAGGAGGTTCCCTCGACGCTCGGGCATGGGATCACGCAGCGCAAGCGCTGGGTCTGCGGCTTCTTCCAGAGCCTCGCCCAGCCCTTGAAGGACATGGGGATGACGCCTTGGCAGCGCCTGCGCGCGCGGCTGAACTTCGGCCCCTGCCTTTCGCTCTCGGCCCATGCGATCGGCCTGCCCATGGGGCTCTGGGCGCTTGCCGCCTGGAGCGCGGGCGACAGTCCGGTGCCGCCCTGGACGCTGGGCCTCGCCGTCGTGAACCTCGCGGTCTTCGCGCTGACGCTCGGCGCGATCTACCGCTCGGTCTGGCAGCGCGCCGCGCTGATCCTGCCCGAGCGGGCCGATCGGCTTCGCTATCTCCTGCGCGTCAACCCGGCCTCGCTCGTCGTCTGGTGGCTGCTTTGGCTGATTCCGCTCGCCATCGGCTTCTGGATGTTCCTGCGCGATCGCGGGCTCGTCTGGGAGCGCACGGTGAAGATCGACGCCAACCACGAACTCGTGCGCGCCGTCTCCGGCTCGCAGCCCGCCGTCGTACGGCTCGGGGTCGATCTCGCCCCGCCCGCTCCCGCCAATCGCAATCGCATAGTGGAAGCCGAGGCCCCCGTGCCCGGCATCGCCCTCTGACCCCCCCTGTTTCAAAGGAAAACTCCCATGTCCAAAGGTCATGTTCTCGTCACCGGCGGCGCCGGCTTCATCGGCTCCCACCTTGTCGACCAGCTTCTCGAACGCGGCTTCGAGGTCAGCGTGCTCGACTGCCTCAAGCCCCAGGTCCATGCCGACGCGGAGGTGGATGCCGACGGCTGGCCCGTCTATCTCGACCGCCGCGCCCGGCGCATCCGGGGCGATCTCCTCGACGACGGCGTGTTCGAGGCGGCGCTCACCGGCGTCACGCATCTCGCCCATCTCGCCGCCTCGGTCGGCGTCGGCCAGTCCATGACGAACATCACGGACTATGTCCGCAACAACGTCATGACCGCCGCGATCATGCTGGAGACCCTGTCGCGCCGGCCGCACGGGATTCAGCGCATTGCGGTCGCCTCCTCCATGTCGATCTATGGCGAGGGTGCCTATCGCGGCCCCTGCGGCACGGTCGCCCCGCCGCTGCGCCCGCACGAGAAGCTGCTGGCCCGCGAGTGGGAGCTGGAGGACGAG
Protein-coding regions in this window:
- a CDS encoding UDP-glucose dehydrogenase family protein gives rise to the protein MKIVVIGTGYVGLVTGACLSELGHEVVCFDTDAAKIARLRRGEMPIYEPGLEELVLAHSASGRLGFATGSLPLDADTQAVFVAVGTPPSALDHSADLSAVFAVAEAIGRAGVHSLAVIVKSTVPVGTGEAVERILRETRPEIEFDVVSNPEFLREGSALADFRAPDRIVVGTGSARARAILAEIYRPLTEGGAPLVFTERASAEMIKYAANAFLAAKIAFINEIADLCEAADADIEEVSLGVGLDRRIGAAFLRPGPGFGGSCFPKDTEALLATAQSHGVQLRLVESTVAANDGRKRAMGRRVIQAMGGVRGRTLAVLGVTFKAGTDDMRQAPSLPILAALRAAGARLRIFDPEGMGQARAFLPDADYADSAYGCLEGADAALLLTDWPEFAALDLPRVAELMRGDVFVDLRNLFPLEELRAAGLRAFGIGRRSRLAVPQPVRGRAVEDLRQGLANPASPPVAPSVLPVAGVLPEPSPADLPPLALVAAAKAAKAGLNGHAV
- a CDS encoding glycosyltransferase family 2 protein, which codes for MHAQAWAGGADTILVSAFLLSQILYALSLGLGLFFLRLPVDWVDPREAQGRRPEEHPYIVLFYPVLRELESTMRTTFLSLARIDYPASRYRVVAIPNANDTATVESLRRLAQEFAFLQIVEVPATSDPSWQVVWDSWNANPKAYWWHKGKRAGVSALPPKKTRQLIYAFYTLAEDMAGGEDFLVNYIDADSCPPPDHFLAASAGMRHYDVLQAQNIAGNLLTSISASWHAFDHMAWDGFLYPHLSAGGRQPYWVLGKGLFFRASDLVALGGFHPWITIEDPEVGMRFWANGKRIGIIENPLIEEVPSTLGHGITQRKRWVCGFFQSLAQPLKDMGMTPWQRLRARLNFGPCLSLSAHAIGLPMGLWALAAWSAGDSPVPPWTLGLAVVNLAVFALTLGAIYRSVWQRAALILPERADRLRYLLRVNPASLVVWWLLWLIPLAIGFWMFLRDRGLVWERTVKIDANHELVRAVSGSQPAVVRLGVDLAPPAPANRNRIVEAEAPVPGIAL